In the genome of Candidatus Yanofskybacteria bacterium, one region contains:
- a CDS encoding NYN domain-containing protein has protein sequence MYHSAKNLYKAKLNFKKVLETAVGNRRLIRAFIYVIRTESGEEKAFFEALEKGGYEIKEKDLQIFPGGMKKADWDVGLAMDAVILADKIDVAVLVTGDGDFIPLVEYLRISQGLKVEVISFGRSTSAKLKEVADVFTDLGDDPKKFLIY, from the coding sequence ATGTACCATTCGGCCAAGAATCTTTACAAGGCCAAGTTAAATTTTAAAAAAGTCCTTGAAACGGCCGTTGGCAATCGGCGCTTAATACGCGCCTTTATCTATGTTATCAGGACTGAATCTGGTGAAGAGAAAGCCTTTTTTGAAGCGCTTGAAAAGGGCGGCTACGAGATCAAAGAAAAAGATCTCCAGATATTTCCCGGCGGTATGAAAAAGGCCGATTGGGATGTCGGTTTGGCCATGGATGCGGTGATACTGGCTGACAAAATTGATGTGGCGGTGCTTGTAACCGGTGATGGCGATTTTATCCCGCTAGTTGAATATCTTCGCATTTCGCAAGGTCTCAAAGTGGAAGTCATATCATTTGGCCGTAGTACCTCGGCCAAACTCAAAGAAGTCGCCGATGTTTTTACCGACTTGGGCGACGACCCAAAGAAGTTTTTGATCTACTGA
- the rpsO gene encoding 30S ribosomal protein S15, with product MLNPKTKLKIVSKHAIHEGDTGSAEVQIALFSEEIEALAKHLKKHSKDNSSRTGLLKMVAKRKRLLDYLKKESPTRYAKIVKDLGLKK from the coding sequence GTGTTAAACCCCAAGACAAAACTAAAGATAGTCAGCAAACATGCCATTCATGAGGGGGATACCGGTTCTGCAGAAGTGCAGATTGCTTTATTTTCCGAGGAAATAGAGGCTTTAGCCAAGCATCTCAAAAAACATTCAAAGGACAACAGTTCACGCACCGGCCTTTTGAAAATGGTTGCCAAGCGCAAACGTCTTTTGGATTACCTAAAAAAGGAGTCGCCAACAAGATACGCAAAAATTGTAAAAGACTTAGGATTAAAGAAATAA
- a CDS encoding tyrosine-type recombinase/integrase — MTIKDLKTQFLEYLEIEKNRSAKTVENYNHYLVRFINFAKMGRPEEITEELIRKYRLYLNRLNDGGDKPLKKVTQNYHIIALRAFLKYLAKRDIKTVSAEKVELGKQEERQVTFLEPQELERFLKTPAGTALADLRDRAILETLFSTGLRVSELCSLNRTDIDVKRGEFGVRGKGSKIRVVFLSDTARMALVTYLNKRPDADEALFIRIPQNEKLEKYEKLRLTPRSIQRIIKKYAIVAGIVGKRVSPHSLRHSFATDLLRNGADIRSVQAMLGHSSVTTTQIYTHVTDKQLREVHEKFHGKK, encoded by the coding sequence ATGACCATCAAAGACCTCAAAACACAATTTCTAGAATATCTGGAGATAGAAAAAAACCGTTCAGCAAAAACGGTTGAAAACTACAATCACTACCTAGTTAGGTTTATTAATTTCGCCAAAATGGGACGGCCGGAAGAAATTACCGAAGAACTTATCAGAAAATATCGGCTCTACTTAAACAGATTAAACGATGGCGGTGATAAACCGCTAAAGAAGGTCACCCAAAATTATCACATCATTGCCCTGCGGGCGTTTCTTAAATATCTGGCCAAACGTGATATCAAAACTGTTTCAGCGGAAAAAGTAGAGCTTGGCAAACAGGAAGAACGTCAGGTTACGTTTCTGGAACCGCAAGAATTGGAAAGATTTTTAAAAACGCCGGCGGGTACGGCTCTGGCTGACTTACGTGACCGTGCAATACTTGAAACACTTTTCTCCACCGGTCTTCGTGTCTCTGAACTATGCTCTTTAAATCGAACTGATATAGACGTAAAAAGAGGGGAGTTTGGAGTGCGTGGCAAAGGCAGTAAGATACGGGTAGTCTTCCTGTCCGATACTGCAAGGATGGCCCTTGTAACTTACCTGAATAAACGTCCGGATGCCGATGAAGCGTTATTCATTCGCATACCGCAGAATGAAAAACTGGAGAAATATGAAAAACTAAGACTTACTCCGCGCAGTATCCAACGTATTATCAAAAAATATGCCATTGTTGCTGGCATTGTTGGCAAGAGGGTTAGCCCTCACAGCTTGCGCCACTCGTTTGCCACCGACCTTTTGCGCAATGGCGCCGATATCCGCTCCGTCCAAGCTATGCTAGGCCACTCCTCTGTAACCACTACCCAAATTTATACCCATGTCACAGACAAACAGTTAAGAGAGGTACATGAGAAATTTCACGGAAAAAAATAG
- a CDS encoding S8 family serine peptidase, protein MKTRIKKLFCSVCFLIYFVSFVSFSFAQQKEISLHKMNTEALIASKSLKGKEDKFLSGRIVYKRNDSPSVYPLSFDKRIQVEDMLQYVQGLPDVEYAQPDFVYKAVGTDIVEQGQPSAGQALSDIAPPNDPYYPIQVHLRFIGMDTVYKRYGFELGRDETRGEDIHIHIVDSGGGCDHPDVDSGNIIPEKDYIDFDDNPCSSPYGMGLHGTFMLGIIAAKTNNGHGGAGIVPRAKFHIWRVLGKNGSGSTFAIAAAIGEIVNRSEGLGNEIVNLALGTKVEDPLIKYYVEYGSSVKKITFVAASGNDGTNRVIFPAAFPEVIAVGATTFPDARAREKKRAPYSNYGPETEIMVPVGDLDEDLDKNNRSDGIVVEGWINEINDLTGIPYYKMYIMTGTSPATAVVSGLAGLLMTAGIRDPEEIRKILAKTADDVPPGGRDDETGWGMVRAYTSFASIDNRLPVFGFFSQETFACSIVVDQQSCEVTVGYTVEPRGWQVYLYDNFNGGTLRELTNYQGEEKITVNAGNATGVLLIYYPEGDIPVVFAETTVYARTPAANFSANSSVDITVKAGDQITYKWSSVEGTFYRFDLAVLGPSGQTCDPLGNCSGQVPYFSPGSGGSLGPAIIDPRQAGYTYTFYYTVTSPGGSARSFATIRVKTATP, encoded by the coding sequence ATGAAAACGCGAATTAAAAAACTTTTTTGTAGTGTTTGTTTTCTAATATATTTTGTATCGTTTGTAAGCTTTAGTTTTGCTCAACAAAAAGAAATTTCTTTGCACAAAATGAATACGGAGGCATTAATAGCCAGTAAATCTTTAAAAGGAAAAGAGGATAAATTTTTATCTGGCAGGATTGTCTATAAACGTAACGATTCTCCCTCCGTGTACCCATTGTCTTTTGATAAGCGTATCCAGGTGGAAGATATGCTTCAGTATGTTCAGGGTTTGCCCGATGTGGAATATGCCCAACCAGACTTTGTCTATAAAGCGGTTGGCACTGACATTGTGGAACAAGGGCAACCGTCTGCCGGCCAAGCGTTGTCCGACATCGCTCCCCCCAACGATCCGTACTACCCTATACAGGTTCACCTGCGTTTTATCGGTATGGATACTGTATATAAAAGATACGGCTTTGAACTGGGACGAGATGAAACAAGGGGAGAAGACATCCACATTCACATCGTAGACAGCGGCGGCGGGTGCGATCACCCTGACGTCGATTCCGGTAATATTATACCGGAGAAAGATTATATTGATTTTGACGATAACCCGTGCTCTTCACCATACGGTATGGGCCTGCACGGTACATTTATGTTGGGTATCATTGCGGCAAAGACTAATAATGGTCATGGTGGAGCAGGAATAGTGCCGCGAGCCAAGTTCCATATTTGGCGTGTGCTTGGTAAAAATGGAAGCGGTTCAACTTTTGCTATCGCTGCCGCCATCGGAGAAATTGTAAACAGAAGCGAGGGGCTGGGAAATGAGATAGTGAATTTAGCGCTAGGCACTAAAGTGGAAGACCCCCTTATCAAATATTACGTTGAATACGGTTCGTCAGTAAAAAAAATAACATTTGTTGCCGCGAGCGGTAATGATGGCACAAACAGGGTCATTTTCCCGGCCGCGTTTCCGGAAGTTATTGCGGTTGGCGCGACAACGTTTCCGGATGCAAGAGCTCGCGAAAAAAAGAGAGCCCCATATTCCAACTATGGCCCGGAAACAGAAATTATGGTTCCAGTGGGCGATCTAGATGAAGATCTGGATAAAAATAATCGTTCCGATGGGATTGTTGTTGAGGGTTGGATAAATGAAATAAACGACCTGACGGGTATTCCCTATTATAAAATGTATATTATGACCGGCACATCGCCGGCCACAGCCGTTGTTAGCGGGTTAGCTGGTTTATTGATGACGGCTGGCATCCGAGATCCGGAAGAGATCAGGAAAATTCTCGCAAAAACCGCTGATGATGTTCCTCCTGGCGGTCGCGATGACGAAACAGGTTGGGGCATGGTTCGCGCTTATACGTCTTTTGCAAGTATTGATAACCGGTTGCCAGTTTTCGGATTTTTTAGTCAAGAAACTTTTGCTTGCAGCATTGTAGTTGACCAACAAAGCTGTGAAGTTACAGTGGGTTACACAGTTGAGCCGAGGGGATGGCAAGTTTACTTATATGACAATTTTAACGGTGGTACATTAAGAGAACTTACGAACTACCAGGGTGAGGAGAAGATAACCGTCAATGCCGGTAATGCAACTGGAGTGCTTCTGATTTATTACCCCGAAGGCGATATTCCCGTTGTTTTTGCTGAAACCACTGTTTACGCGAGGACTCCAGCGGCCAATTTTTCAGCAAATTCTTCCGTTGACATAACGGTAAAAGCGGGCGATCAAATAACCTACAAGTGGTCAAGTGTAGAGGGAACTTTTTACAGATTTGATCTCGCGGTTCTGGGTCCGTCCGGACAAACTTGCGATCCGCTTGGTAACTGTAGCGGACAAGTTCCCTATTTTAGTCCGGGCAGTGGCGGATCGCTGGGTCCCGCGATAATTGATCCAAGACAGGCCGGATATACTTACACTTTTTATTACACAGTTACTTCTCCTGGTGGTTCTGCGCGTTCTTTTGCGACTATCAGGGTAAAAACTGCTACGCCATGA
- the pyrF gene encoding orotidine-5'-phosphate decarboxylase: MSIKNPIIVALDGMSWDQVLPVVDKLRTTGCILKVNDLLFREGFRNLLPKLSVYGRVMADLKCHDIPNTVANTCRNLRACPPWAVTVHGSGGKEMIEVACKELQSVGTKVLVVTVLSSIDPKTCEEIYHRKPAEQVMELAQIAKNAGADGLVCSSEEVSELRGRFPKFTLVVPGIRSSGADPGDQKRISTPKVAINRGADYIVMGRQILSAKDPVEEVNRILKNELGIYLNNM, from the coding sequence ATGTCAATAAAAAATCCTATAATTGTAGCTTTGGATGGCATGAGCTGGGATCAAGTTTTGCCTGTCGTTGATAAACTTAGAACCACCGGCTGCATCTTGAAGGTTAATGATCTACTTTTCAGAGAAGGTTTTAGAAATTTATTGCCAAAACTTTCTGTTTACGGACGCGTTATGGCTGACCTTAAATGCCATGATATTCCTAATACAGTTGCCAATACTTGCCGCAATTTGCGTGCCTGTCCCCCGTGGGCAGTTACAGTGCATGGTTCTGGCGGCAAGGAGATGATTGAGGTGGCCTGTAAAGAATTGCAAAGTGTGGGAACCAAGGTGCTGGTTGTAACGGTTCTTTCTTCAATTGACCCCAAAACCTGCGAGGAGATCTATCACAGAAAACCGGCGGAGCAAGTTATGGAATTGGCACAAATTGCTAAAAATGCGGGCGCTGATGGATTAGTGTGTTCGTCCGAAGAAGTAAGTGAATTGCGCGGAAGATTCCCCAAGTTTACTCTTGTTGTGCCCGGAATACGTTCATCTGGTGCTGATCCAGGGGACCAAAAACGTATTTCCACCCCAAAAGTCGCGATAAATAGGGGTGCTGATTATATTGTTATGGGGCGGCAGATACTAAGCGCGAAAGATCCTGTTGAGGAAGTAAACCGTATTCTCAAAAACGAACTTGGCATTTATTTAAATAACATGTAA
- a CDS encoding peptidoglycan-binding protein produces the protein MKKTYFLFAVLVVVSIFFYKISLTSAAKPSDFGLKEGDLISAIFSDDPDVYIINEHGFKRLFLNPEIFKFYAHLGGFTNVKLVTADVRDAFSTVGLFRNCEQNDPKVYGFESEDEDEGKIRWVNTSGEEAVVDDPDFFKKVFCINDREFKWYKRGEELKSVKEVPQYHRGVSTGSSQATSAVPAVPAIPAIPASPSQPLVSPTATPTPASGSFTPTPTSTPIPASDAQSATPAIPATPATPTQPSSLTPTPTLTTSPTPSVTASSSATPIPTPVSSSRPNPPSNLSAVAKSSSRIDLSWSASSNATETGVNRYDVFRLYYRPDGGQVGRSYVTNVSASPYSNTYSYSDTNLTADITYTYWVTAVGTLNSELSISANTTTFGATPTPTPTPAPISPTSTCVGGDDRVSGLPICLMPENLSGTAWNEVDNATGKVISGAVCSVDVCGRNGEWRTWPSNQLLNGRYYSNGYPENSTYIQTPFDYSYGGQYFTNGVWQTGSGGIVQPGSSQISNLNTVPKIQSNFSRNLAIGSNGIDVKELQALLVNEVNYPADLLTGYFGRITHDAVKRLQAKYGVKPVSGYFGEITRRALRALISD, from the coding sequence ATGAAAAAGACCTATTTTTTGTTTGCCGTATTGGTTGTTGTCTCAATATTTTTTTACAAAATATCCCTAACCAGTGCCGCCAAGCCATCAGATTTTGGTCTCAAAGAAGGCGATCTCATTAGTGCTATCTTCTCTGATGATCCTGATGTATATATCATTAACGAGCACGGTTTTAAGAGATTATTTCTCAATCCAGAAATCTTCAAATTTTATGCCCACTTAGGAGGTTTTACCAATGTTAAACTTGTAACCGCAGATGTCAGAGATGCATTTTCAACGGTCGGTCTTTTTAGAAATTGCGAACAAAACGACCCCAAAGTATATGGTTTTGAATCGGAAGATGAAGATGAAGGAAAGATTCGCTGGGTCAATACTTCCGGAGAAGAAGCCGTTGTTGATGATCCTGACTTTTTCAAAAAAGTATTTTGCATCAATGACAGGGAATTTAAATGGTATAAAAGAGGCGAGGAATTAAAATCAGTCAAAGAAGTGCCGCAATATCACCGAGGTGTTTCTACGGGTTCATCGCAAGCCACTTCTGCTGTTCCTGCAGTACCGGCCATACCAGCCATTCCAGCTTCACCTTCTCAACCGTTAGTTTCTCCGACAGCCACTCCGACTCCGGCTTCAGGGTCGTTCACACCAACGCCAACATCCACGCCAATACCCGCTTCAGATGCCCAATCAGCCACTCCTGCTATTCCCGCAACGCCGGCAACTCCAACTCAACCATCCAGCCTTACCCCGACCCCGACATTAACTACCTCACCAACACCCAGTGTTACCGCTTCTTCATCAGCCACCCCCATTCCCACACCAGTTTCCAGTTCAAGACCCAACCCACCTAGCAATCTTTCTGCTGTAGCCAAGTCCTCTTCTCGTATAGATCTTAGTTGGTCTGCTTCTAGTAATGCCACTGAAACAGGAGTCAATAGATACGATGTATTCAGGCTATATTATCGCCCAGATGGCGGACAAGTCGGCCGTTCTTATGTTACAAATGTAAGCGCATCTCCATACTCAAATACATATTCATATTCTGACACAAATCTTACTGCCGATATTACCTATACTTATTGGGTAACTGCTGTTGGAACATTGAATTCAGAGTTGAGTATTTCTGCGAATACCACTACTTTTGGAGCAACACCTACCCCAACCCCTACACCAGCTCCTATTTCACCCACATCTACTTGTGTTGGTGGTGATGACCGAGTGTCAGGACTTCCAATTTGTTTAATGCCAGAAAATCTTAGTGGAACTGCATGGAATGAAGTTGATAATGCAACGGGAAAAGTTATAAGCGGAGCAGTTTGTAGCGTAGATGTTTGCGGACGGAATGGTGAATGGCGCACTTGGCCGTCAAACCAACTTCTTAACGGCCGGTATTACTCAAACGGATATCCGGAAAATTCCACATATATTCAGACACCATTTGATTATAGCTACGGGGGGCAATATTTCACGAATGGAGTATGGCAAACCGGGAGTGGCGGAATAGTCCAGCCGGGATCAAGTCAGATTAGCAACCTAAATACGGTACCAAAAATTCAATCAAATTTTTCTAGAAATTTAGCCATTGGTTCAAACGGCATTGACGTAAAAGAACTTCAGGCGCTTCTCGTTAACGAAGTCAACTATCCCGCAGATTTGCTTACCGGATATTTTGGACGTATAACCCACGATGCAGTGAAAAGACTTCAAGCAAAATACGGAGTTAAACCGGTATCCGGTTACTTTGGCGAAATAACTCGCCGAGCTTTACGCGCTCTTATATCTGACTAA